CTCGCGCTTCTGGTGAATATTGGTGCCGTCGTTTACGGACTGCATTTGGGCGGGATGTTCTAAGTCTGCCTTTGGGGTGGACGCAACCAGCCGCCGGAAACGGCGTAAGTATTTAGCGCGTTATGGGTTCAGCCAATATTGTCACGTTGACATCCGACAACTTCGAAACCGAAGTCTTGAAGTCCTCCGTCCCGGTGCTGGTGGATTTCTGGGCTGAATGGTGCGGTCCCTGCAAGATGCTTGGGCCCACGCTCGACGAGTTGTCCAACGAATACGTCGGCAAGGCGAAGATCGCCAAGCTGAACGTAGACGATCATCAGGATCTCGCCGCTCAATTCGGCGTGTCCTCCATCCCCATGCTCCTGTTCTTCAAGGGCGGCCAGATCCAGAATCAGATGGTCGGCGTGAAGGGCAAGGCCGTACTCAAAGGCGAACTGGACAAGCTCGCTTAACGGCTCCGATACCAAAGCTCGGCGGCGGTTATGATCATCACACCCCGCGAACTTGCCCTCAGGGCAGAGCTGTATCATCAGATGAGTTCCATGTTGAAGGCAGGCCTCGGCCTGCCTTCTGTCATTGAACAGCTTGCCAAACATCCGCCGAAACACTCCTTCCGCGAGCCGTTACAGATCACCCTGAATCATCTCCGTCAGGGCCTGACTTTCTCCGAAGCCTTGGCCAAGACCGGCACATGGGTCACTCAGTTTGACCTCTCCTTGTTGGAAGCAGGCGAAAAAAGCGGTCGTCTGCCCGAGTGCTTCCAAATGCTCTCGAACTACTACCGTGAGCGTGCGGAACTGATCTATGCCCTCATCCAACGGATTGCTTACCCCGTTTTCCTTTTTCACTTCGCAGTCCTGATCTTTCCGGTCAGTTCGTTGGTGGCGTTGGTGAAAGACGGAGCGGTGGCACAATACATCATCGGCAAGGCGTTCATCGTGGGCCCGGTTTATGCCCTTGTCTTTCTGACACTGCTCATCGGTCAAGGTCGTCATGGCGAAACATGGCGGGGCATCATCGAAAAAGTCCTCCACCCCATCCCAGTATTGGGCACCGCCCGGCGTAGCCTAGCCTTGGCCCGCCTCTCCGCTGCCTTGGAAGCACTGCTCGCCGCCGGTGTGCCCACGATTCAAGCATGGATGCTGGCTTCCGCTGCCTGTGGTTCACCTGCAATCCATTGGACTGTGCAAGGCTGGCAAAGAAGATTGGAGAACGGCGATTTCCCCTCCGAACTCGTCAACGAAGCCCGCGTCTTCCCCGAACTCTTTGGCAATCTCTACCACTCCGGCGAAGTAAGCGGTCAACTCGATGAATCGTTGGGCCGCATCTACACCTTTTATCAGGAAGAAGGCTCCCGCAAGATGCGCAGTTTTCTTACCGCTTTGGGCGTAGCCATCACCCTGCTCATCATGCTCGGCATCGCCGCCAGCATCATCATGTTCTACGTCGGCATGTTCAACCAGATGGGCGCTGCTGCCGGTGGCGATTAAGGAGCGCGGCATTTATGCCGCTTCAATGTAAAAGCTATCACAGCAGGTTCAAAATCCAGTCCTGCGTCCAAGAAGAGGGCTTCTTCCTGCTTCTAAACTCCGCAAGTTATCGAATGCTGAAGCGGTCTCGCATGCGGGACCCCGCTCCTTGTTACGGTAGCTCCTCGATCGTGATATCCTTATACCACGCCTCTGTCGGCGGACCGCTGTGGATCTGCACCGCGATGATTCCATAGCGCGGGATCGTCGCATCCTCCTCGGTGTAATCCACCGTCTTCTTACCGTTCACTAAAAGCTGTATCCGTGCCCCTTCACACCGGATCTCATATTCATTCCAGTCATTCGTTTTCACGAACTGCGGAATCTCCTCCTTCGCCGGACCGGCCAAGATTCTCTTGCGCCGCGATTCATCATACAACGCGCCCCAATACTGTTGCCCCATATCGGCCTGATACCCGATCACCTCATGATGATTCGGAATGCGTTGCGTGCGGAACTGGATGCCCGCATTCGCTTTCTCACCACCCAACAGCTTGAACTTCGCGCGCAGGACGAAATTCGTGTATTGCCGCGTCGTGCAGAGGAATTCATTACGCGGAATCGCTGTCTGCAAATTGCCGCCCACGATCGCGCCATCTTGGATGCGGAAACTCTTGCTCGTATCCCCTTCCCAGCCCGTAAACGTCTTGCCATCGAAAAGAGAAACCTTCTTCGCCGGTTCCGCTGCGAATACGGAACCCAGCAACACACAACCCGACACAAGGCCGAACAAACACTTCAAGGTGGTCATGAGTGTGATTAAAAAGAGGAACCTAAAATCTGTCGAGCGCAGACGCAGCCAGCGGAGCGCGGCTTTCAAGCCGCTTCAACGTCCGCAAACCAGATGACATAGAAATTTTAAGGTCATCGAGTGAATAGCTCTTGAGACTGTAAGGCGTTTTGAAACTGCTTATAGCTTATGACCGTTGAAGCGGCTTAAAAGCCGCGCTCCCTCCCCTCCCTTGACGGCTCGCCCCGTTCACCACAGAGTTCCGCCGCCTTAACGTCTCGCTATATGCCGCACATTCACGAGAAAATTGATTTCACCGTCGCCATCTTTGTGGTGCACGAGCAGAAAATCCTGCTCATCCATCACCGCAAGCTTGGCAAGTGGCTCCCGCTCGGCGGACACGTGGAATTGGAAGAGGAGCCCGAGCAAGCCGCGCTCCGTGAAGCGAAAGAAGAAAGCGGCCTCGACGTGGAACTCATCGGCGAACGCCCGCCCACCACCAGCCCCGGCACCCGCGCGCTCATCGCACCACGTTTTCTCGATATTCATCGTATCAGTGACACGCACGAACACATCGGCCTCATCTACTGGGCGCGACCGAAAGGGGGCGATGTCGCCCTTGCGGAAGAGGAGCATCACGCCATCCGTTGGTGCAGCGCGGATGAACTGCTCACGCTCGATCCGCCGATGTCCGATGCCGTGAAGTGGTATTGCCTGAAGGCTATCAGTGAGATCTCCGCCATCCCCGCCGACGCCAAGCAGCCAGTGATGCTGGTTTGATATGCGCCCGCCGTTCGTCAAAGTCATTTGCTACCTGCTCGAAGGCCTGAACGCCTTCGCCACGGCGTATTATTTCAATTACCTGATGTTTCTCCTGCAGAAGGAGTATCAGTTCGATAATAAGCACAACCTCGCCGTGGGTGCCGTGCATGGCCTCATCTACGTGGTGGCCTCGTGGCTGGGCGGCAAGATCGGGCAGAAGGCCGGTTATTTCAGCATCCTGCGCATCGGTTTCATTGGCATGGCTTTGAGCGTACTGCTGGGCGGGATTTTCCCCTCCATCGTGATGCAGCTCGTGGCACTTACACTATGGACCATCACCATGTGCCTCACCTGGCCGATGCTGGAAGCCATGGTCGCCGAACATGAAGATGCTGCCGCTCTGCCACATCGCCTCGGCCTCTATAACGTCGTTTGGGCCGCCAGTGCTGCCGCCGCATATTTCAGTGGGGGCATGATTTTCGAATCACTCGGTTTGAAGAGCCTCTACTGGTTGCCTTTCATCCTGCATGTCATCCAGTTCATCCTCACTTTTCCGCTAAAGAAATGGCATGATGACTGGCTTGCCAAAGCCCCACCGATCCGTGGTGAAGCCGCCGTGATGGGTGAAGGCGTGGGCAAACCGCGTTATTTCCAAAAGCTCGCGTTCATGGCGAACCCTTTCTCCTACATGACCATCAACACGTTGCTCGCCGTAGTGCCCGGCATCGCCGCGAATAACGGTCTGAGTGTAGCCGAAGCCGGTCGCATCATGTCCCTCTGGTTCATGGTCCGTGCGGCTTCGTTTGTGGTGCTGTGGTTCTGGCACGGGTGGCACTATCGCTTCGGCTGGTTTGTAGCGGCGTTCATCATGCTCGGCGGCGGCTTCCTAAGCATCATGCTGGCGAATGCCGTGTGGCAACTTATCGTCGCCCAAATCGTTTTCGGCCTCGCCACAGGACTTATCTATTATTCCTCACTCTTCTACGCCATGGATGGCAGTGAGGCAAAAGGCGAGCACGGCGGCATCCATGAAGCCCTCATCGGTGCCGGTATTTGCGGCGGTCCTGCAATCGGTGCGGCGAGTCTCTACCTCGCTCCCGGTCATCCGACAGCAGCGGCATGGGCGGTAGGAACCATCTTGCTGGCAGGGTTTGGTGGTTTATTTAAGGTAAGAGCAGCGGGAAAATAAATGACTAATGACGAAATCCGAATGACCAAGAAATGAGCAATGCCCAATGACCTAATTGGGGCTTAGTCATTGGACATTCCTTGGGAATTCGTGCTTGGTCATTCGTCATTTCGGCCCGGAGGGCCGTTTTTACCCCTTGCCACCCCTTCCCTAGGTCCGGCAAACTCCCGTTACTAACGTTTTTACGCTTATGTCACTACTCGCAGGTAAAATTGGTATTGTTTTCGGCGTCGCCAACAAGCGTTCCATCGCCTGGGCCATTGCCCAGGCCTGGGCCAAGGCTGGCGCGACCCTCGCGTTCACCTACCAGGGCGAGCGCCTCAAGGAAAACGTCGAAGAACTCGTCGCTACCTTCGGTCCCGATACCCTCCTCGTGCCGTGCGATGTAACGAAGGATGCGGATATCGACGCCGTGTTCGCCCAAGTGAAAGAGAAATTTGGCAAGCTGGACCTCCTCCTGCACTCCGTGGCGTTCGCGCCGAAGGAA
This genomic window from Verrucomicrobiia bacterium contains:
- the trxA gene encoding thioredoxin; the encoded protein is MGSANIVTLTSDNFETEVLKSSVPVLVDFWAEWCGPCKMLGPTLDELSNEYVGKAKIAKLNVDDHQDLAAQFGVSSIPMLLFFKGGQIQNQMVGVKGKAVLKGELDKLA
- a CDS encoding type II secretion system F family protein gives rise to the protein MIITPRELALRAELYHQMSSMLKAGLGLPSVIEQLAKHPPKHSFREPLQITLNHLRQGLTFSEALAKTGTWVTQFDLSLLEAGEKSGRLPECFQMLSNYYRERAELIYALIQRIAYPVFLFHFAVLIFPVSSLVALVKDGAVAQYIIGKAFIVGPVYALVFLTLLIGQGRHGETWRGIIEKVLHPIPVLGTARRSLALARLSAALEALLAAGVPTIQAWMLASAACGSPAIHWTVQGWQRRLENGDFPSELVNEARVFPELFGNLYHSGEVSGQLDESLGRIYTFYQEEGSRKMRSFLTALGVAITLLIMLGIAASIIMFYVGMFNQMGAAAGGD
- a CDS encoding DUF1080 domain-containing protein, with the protein product MTTLKCLFGLVSGCVLLGSVFAAEPAKKVSLFDGKTFTGWEGDTSKSFRIQDGAIVGGNLQTAIPRNEFLCTTRQYTNFVLRAKFKLLGGEKANAGIQFRTQRIPNHHEVIGYQADMGQQYWGALYDESRRKRILAGPAKEEIPQFVKTNDWNEYEIRCEGARIQLLVNGKKTVDYTEEDATIPRYGIIAVQIHSGPPTEAWYKDITIEELP
- a CDS encoding NUDIX domain-containing protein, translating into MPHIHEKIDFTVAIFVVHEQKILLIHHRKLGKWLPLGGHVELEEEPEQAALREAKEESGLDVELIGERPPTTSPGTRALIAPRFLDIHRISDTHEHIGLIYWARPKGGDVALAEEEHHAIRWCSADELLTLDPPMSDAVKWYCLKAISEISAIPADAKQPVMLV
- a CDS encoding MFS transporter, which encodes MRPPFVKVICYLLEGLNAFATAYYFNYLMFLLQKEYQFDNKHNLAVGAVHGLIYVVASWLGGKIGQKAGYFSILRIGFIGMALSVLLGGIFPSIVMQLVALTLWTITMCLTWPMLEAMVAEHEDAAALPHRLGLYNVVWAASAAAAYFSGGMIFESLGLKSLYWLPFILHVIQFILTFPLKKWHDDWLAKAPPIRGEAAVMGEGVGKPRYFQKLAFMANPFSYMTINTLLAVVPGIAANNGLSVAEAGRIMSLWFMVRAASFVVLWFWHGWHYRFGWFVAAFIMLGGGFLSIMLANAVWQLIVAQIVFGLATGLIYYSSLFYAMDGSEAKGEHGGIHEALIGAGICGGPAIGAASLYLAPGHPTAAAWAVGTILLAGFGGLFKVRAAGK